The following coding sequences lie in one Flagellimonas eckloniae genomic window:
- a CDS encoding pyridoxal-phosphate dependent enzyme, which translates to MHKKDLIKAHKRIGPYIHNTPVLSSKLINEIAEASLFFKCENFQKMGAFKMRGATNAIMQLSKEQRTKGVVTHSSGNFAQALSLAAKSLEVKAYIVMPSNAPQVKKDAVKGYGGEIIICEPTLKAREAAALEIEQSKGATFLHPSNDMDVILGQGTAAKELLEEYPDLESIFTPVGGGGLIAGTALAGKYFGNGCKVIGGEPFEVDDAYRSLQSGVIESNRAMNTIADGLKTQLGDVNFPIIQEDVERIIRVTEKEIVESMRLIWERMKIVCEPSSAVALAALLKEKEFFTNKKIGIIISGGNVDLGNLPFFL; encoded by the coding sequence ATGCATAAAAAAGACCTTATCAAAGCTCACAAAAGAATTGGGCCCTACATTCATAATACCCCGGTCCTTAGTTCCAAGTTGATCAATGAAATTGCTGAGGCCTCCCTTTTTTTTAAATGTGAGAATTTTCAAAAAATGGGAGCATTCAAGATGAGAGGGGCGACCAATGCAATCATGCAATTGTCAAAAGAGCAGAGAACCAAAGGTGTAGTAACGCATTCTTCAGGTAATTTTGCCCAAGCACTTTCTTTGGCTGCTAAAAGTTTGGAAGTAAAAGCATACATTGTTATGCCTTCCAATGCACCACAAGTCAAAAAAGATGCGGTAAAAGGTTATGGGGGAGAAATAATTATATGCGAACCAACGCTTAAAGCCAGAGAAGCTGCAGCGTTGGAAATTGAGCAAAGCAAAGGAGCTACCTTTTTGCACCCTTCCAACGATATGGATGTTATTTTAGGGCAGGGAACGGCGGCAAAAGAACTATTGGAGGAGTATCCAGATTTGGAGAGTATTTTTACACCCGTAGGTGGGGGTGGTTTAATAGCAGGTACTGCTTTAGCAGGAAAATACTTTGGAAATGGTTGTAAGGTAATTGGAGGTGAACCCTTTGAAGTAGATGATGCGTACCGGTCTTTACAAAGCGGCGTTATCGAATCAAATAGGGCTATGAATACAATTGCTGATGGACTTAAAACCCAGTTGGGAGATGTAAATTTTCCGATTATTCAGGAAGATGTTGAAAGAATAATTCGTGTAACGGAAAAAGAAATTGTTGAGTCCATGCGATTGATTTGGGAGCGTATGAAAATTGTTTGCGAACCTTCTTCAGCGGTTGCCTTAGCCGCCTTGTTAAAGGAAAAGGAATTCTTTACGAACAAAAAGATAGGAATCATTATCTCTGGAGGAAATGTGGATTTGGGCAATCTTCCTTTCTTCTTATGA
- a CDS encoding SLC13 family permease, which yields MQISKQFIGRILGPLSFFYILFFFHPEGLNTSSNAVLATVAWVAIWWVTEAVSIYVTALLPLILFPLTGGLDLTTTATSYGHKYIFLYMGGFVLAIAIEKWNLHKRIALSIINVIGTNVINIILGFMLATAFLSMWISNTAATVIILPIAMAIVSQLNDNPATVENENKIFGKALMLSIAYSASIGGIATLIGTPTNLVLAGVVETTFGKEITFSEWFGLGFPIAALLLFLCWCYLTRFAFKFKQKEFPGGREEISKRLKALGKMTFEEKMVSAVFALTAFAWISRSFLLKKFIPAIDDTIIAMCSVIILFLLPSGEKNKKLILWKDAVKLPWGILLLFGGGLALALGFESSGLAEWIGGKLTALETLPFVLLLLILIAIVNFLTELTSNIATTAILLPVLVSLAPVLGVHPYYLMIGATLAASCAFMLPVATPPNAVVFGSGYLEMDDMVKKGFWLNIISILILTVVVYFVLPLVWDLEAPL from the coding sequence ATGCAAATTTCAAAACAGTTTATAGGTCGAATTCTTGGACCTCTTTCTTTTTTTTATATTCTGTTTTTTTTTCATCCCGAAGGGCTAAATACTTCTTCAAATGCTGTGTTGGCAACTGTTGCATGGGTGGCAATTTGGTGGGTTACCGAAGCTGTTTCTATTTATGTGACCGCTTTACTGCCGCTAATACTTTTTCCATTGACTGGTGGATTGGACCTCACCACAACGGCGACTTCGTACGGTCATAAATACATTTTCCTGTACATGGGTGGATTCGTTTTGGCCATCGCCATTGAAAAATGGAACCTTCACAAAAGGATTGCATTATCAATCATCAATGTTATCGGTACAAATGTTATCAATATCATTCTTGGTTTTATGCTAGCCACGGCCTTTTTGTCCATGTGGATTTCCAATACGGCGGCTACCGTAATAATTTTACCAATAGCTATGGCGATTGTCTCCCAACTGAACGATAATCCTGCAACCGTTGAAAATGAAAATAAAATTTTTGGAAAAGCTTTAATGTTGTCCATAGCCTATAGTGCATCTATCGGGGGTATAGCAACATTAATAGGAACACCGACCAACCTAGTTTTGGCTGGGGTGGTGGAAACAACTTTTGGAAAAGAAATAACCTTTTCCGAATGGTTTGGTTTGGGCTTTCCAATTGCTGCCCTGTTATTGTTTTTGTGTTGGTGCTATTTAACACGCTTTGCTTTTAAATTTAAACAAAAGGAATTTCCGGGTGGGAGAGAAGAGATTTCCAAAAGGCTGAAAGCATTGGGTAAAATGACTTTTGAGGAAAAAATGGTGTCAGCGGTGTTCGCGCTTACCGCCTTTGCATGGATATCAAGGTCCTTTTTGCTCAAAAAGTTCATCCCAGCCATTGACGATACCATCATTGCCATGTGTTCCGTAATTATACTTTTTTTACTTCCTTCAGGTGAGAAAAATAAAAAACTGATTCTATGGAAAGATGCCGTGAAATTACCTTGGGGAATTTTACTCTTATTTGGTGGCGGTTTGGCTTTGGCCCTCGGATTTGAATCCAGTGGATTGGCCGAGTGGATTGGAGGAAAATTAACAGCACTGGAAACATTGCCATTTGTATTGCTGTTACTTATTTTGATAGCTATTGTAAATTTCTTGACCGAGCTTACCTCAAATATTGCAACTACCGCTATATTACTTCCGGTATTGGTTTCATTGGCCCCAGTACTTGGTGTACATCCCTATTATTTAATGATTGGGGCTACCCTAGCAGCATCTTGCGCCTTTATGCTTCCTGTGGCAACACCACCCAACGCTGTTGTTTTTGGCTCGGGCTATTTGGAAATGGATGATATGGTCAAAAAAGGGTTTTGGTTGAATATTATATCTATCCTAATTTTAACTGTAGTGGTATATTTTGTACTTCCATTGGTTTGGGATTTGGAAGCGCCGCTATAA
- a CDS encoding aspartate/glutamate racemase family protein: protein MKKYFFCLLILGYVSCKQSITNTTEKKIGLETDNEKMNVLGLIGGTSWHSTIDYYSMINQSVNNHFGNNTNPPLLVYTLNQAEVHRFQKENKWDSIAHMLVNAGLNLNKAGANAVLFCANTPHKVFDAVQQNLDVPVIHIADATANEIREKGLKKVFFIGTKYSMEETFITKRIEENGIEIIVPKEQEVIGELHRIIHEELTYGKIVEQSKEYVLNIIKSSIDQGAEGVVLGCTEFPLMIFPEDLDVPIFNTTEIHSKAGVDFILKN, encoded by the coding sequence ATGAAAAAATACTTTTTTTGCCTTTTGATTTTAGGCTATGTATCATGTAAACAGTCAATAACCAACACAACTGAAAAAAAGATAGGTTTAGAGACGGATAATGAAAAAATGAACGTATTGGGGTTGATTGGTGGAACTTCATGGCATTCAACAATAGATTATTACAGTATGATAAACCAATCTGTAAATAATCATTTTGGAAATAATACAAACCCTCCTTTGTTGGTTTACACACTTAATCAGGCCGAAGTCCATCGGTTCCAAAAAGAAAATAAATGGGATTCCATTGCACATATGCTGGTGAATGCAGGTCTAAACCTGAATAAAGCAGGCGCAAATGCAGTACTTTTTTGTGCCAATACCCCGCACAAGGTGTTTGATGCCGTTCAACAAAACCTCGATGTCCCTGTAATCCATATAGCAGATGCCACGGCAAATGAGATTCGTGAAAAGGGACTGAAGAAGGTATTTTTTATTGGAACCAAGTATAGTATGGAAGAAACTTTTATCACTAAACGCATTGAAGAAAATGGCATTGAAATTATAGTTCCCAAAGAGCAAGAGGTTATTGGTGAATTGCACAGAATTATCCATGAGGAGCTTACCTACGGTAAAATAGTTGAACAATCAAAGGAATATGTGCTGAACATTATCAAAAGCTCAATCGACCAAGGAGCAGAGGGTGTAGTTTTGGGATGCACGGAATTTCCTCTAATGATTTTTCCAGAAGACCTAGATGTACCTATTTTTAATACGACGGAAATTCATTCGAAAGCGGGGGTGGATTTCATTTTAAAAAATTAA
- a CDS encoding BPSS1187 family protein: MKYYFLLLIFMWLLPISSIAQEDTLFPSPNIVLNVKPSKTDSRIKNADTPHFIAYNPTIKQGKLLLFLPGTNGIALKGPKQLFYTAIQQGYSVINLSYINTPAIARICKEGNLVQNSNCAEEFRNRRVYGDTIFSLIDDKPYDAIVNRLTKLLIYLSKNDKEGNWSRYLENGKPGWQEIALAGQSQGGGMSAFIAKTHLVARVIDFSGGWDYSAKNKIADWYSKSSVTPMDRWYGTYHVKEPMAATILKTYKAMNIPDKNIYALDLEVPIGKRAHSNGVRNIGYANEWIELLGKGN, translated from the coding sequence ATGAAGTACTATTTTCTTTTATTGATTTTTATGTGGCTTTTGCCCATCAGTTCTATTGCTCAAGAGGATACGTTATTTCCCAGTCCGAATATTGTTTTGAACGTTAAACCTTCAAAAACGGATTCAAGGATTAAAAATGCGGACACGCCCCATTTTATAGCCTATAATCCAACTATTAAACAAGGAAAACTACTGCTTTTTTTACCAGGAACGAATGGTATTGCTTTAAAAGGGCCAAAGCAATTGTTTTACACGGCTATTCAACAAGGATATTCGGTAATCAATCTTTCGTACATAAACACTCCGGCAATAGCACGAATATGCAAGGAGGGTAATTTAGTGCAAAATTCCAATTGTGCCGAAGAATTTAGAAATAGGAGGGTATATGGGGATACAATTTTTTCACTTATCGATGATAAACCGTATGATGCTATTGTAAATCGTCTTACCAAGCTTTTAATATACCTTTCTAAGAATGATAAAGAAGGAAATTGGAGCCGTTATTTGGAAAATGGTAAGCCAGGGTGGCAAGAAATTGCACTTGCAGGCCAGTCCCAAGGTGGTGGAATGTCAGCATTTATTGCAAAGACCCACCTTGTTGCCAGAGTCATTGATTTTTCTGGCGGATGGGATTATTCGGCAAAAAATAAAATAGCAGACTGGTATTCAAAAAGTAGCGTGACACCCATGGATCGTTGGTATGGCACCTACCACGTAAAAGAACCAATGGCGGCAACAATACTCAAAACGTATAAAGCAATGAATATTCCAGATAAAAATATTTATGCTTTAGATTTGGAGGTGCCTATTGGAAAAAGAGCACATTCAAATGGGGTTAGAAATATAGGGTATGCTAATGAATGGATTGAACTGCTTGGGAAAGGCAATTGA
- a CDS encoding RidA family protein: protein MSDKNYDPEARLKTLNIELPAAPNPVANYVNGVRTGNLIFLAGKGPRYANGVEITGKLGDDISIEKGYEGARLTAINQIAVLKEMLGDLKKVKRIVKVLAFVNSTPDFIEQPKVINGFSDLMVEVFGEKGIHARAAIGVATLPRAQAVEVECVVEVEA, encoded by the coding sequence ATGAGCGATAAAAATTATGACCCAGAAGCCCGATTAAAAACATTGAATATTGAGCTTCCCGCAGCACCTAATCCCGTGGCCAACTATGTTAATGGAGTACGAACGGGAAACCTTATATTCTTGGCCGGAAAAGGACCAAGATACGCAAATGGGGTAGAGATTACTGGAAAATTGGGAGATGATATTTCCATAGAAAAAGGGTATGAAGGAGCTCGATTGACCGCCATTAACCAGATAGCTGTGCTTAAAGAAATGCTCGGCGATTTAAAAAAGGTAAAACGCATAGTTAAAGTACTGGCTTTTGTTAATTCGACTCCTGATTTTATAGAACAACCCAAGGTCATCAATGGCTTTTCAGACTTAATGGTTGAGGTTTTTGGTGAAAAAGGAATCCATGCTAGGGCTGCTATTGGTGTGGCCACATTGCCAAGAGCGCAGGCGGTTGAAGTGGAATGTGTTGTAGAGGTAGAAGCTTGA
- a CDS encoding amidohydrolase family protein — MNSIYSRFVIFGIVALSLFSSCISEPSRWDDINEEGAFLVFRRQSSIGEETYSITSTKDSIIVKSLQGENERGRITGVVSELRLSKDLIPFYYNNQRIANDDTTNILKVERSADKISVWEKDFDVVTKEITTDYFPLHSNIPAGIEIMLYHYYFEHGEKNIPTLPRGEVSITHTGKDTINIKGGEIVLDRYVTEGINWGGRTVWLDESKNLIALVKANTQIREMIRKGYEEALPTFIAGNVTEQIDQLSDYTEALKGPDYPVIALVGGDILDGLSEHIKKDMILIIEDGRIKEIGKKGVIKIPEGAKIIDVKGKTLMPGLWDMHAHSNQVQWAPAYLAGGVTTIRDNGNELEFATAFRDAITKDGAMGPDILLAGMTDGPGIRGNGVIRARSVEEAKKVVELYHKNGYKQIKIYSSVESEIVPVLSDEAHKRGMTVTGHVPRAIGNAKIAIEGGMDMLSHRSLILSILFPDVDKIAQSRLYLGNHDVSQERIDKAIKFLLKHKTVLDPTVALEVVRYLPKGTPGEVVEPDIGRIAYELFEGKRFRSGVSPERAESAKADYTKGMEILGQFYKAGIPIVAGTDNIVPVFGLYLEIETYQKLGGLTPLEAIKTATIIPAKAMGMDSETGTLEIGKEADIAILEKNPLEDITNLRTVSAVITNGNYYESEPLWKAADFKPNRP, encoded by the coding sequence ATGAATAGTATATATTCTCGATTTGTCATTTTTGGAATTGTAGCATTGTCACTTTTTAGCTCCTGTATTTCAGAGCCTTCGCGATGGGATGATATCAATGAAGAAGGAGCATTTTTGGTTTTCAGACGACAATCAAGCATTGGAGAGGAGACCTATAGTATTACATCCACTAAAGATTCCATCATTGTAAAATCCCTACAAGGAGAAAACGAAAGAGGTCGAATTACTGGTGTGGTATCCGAATTACGTTTGTCCAAGGACTTGATTCCTTTTTATTACAATAATCAACGAATAGCGAATGATGACACTACCAATATTTTGAAAGTGGAACGTTCTGCTGATAAGATTTCGGTTTGGGAGAAAGACTTCGATGTTGTAACCAAGGAAATTACAACAGATTATTTTCCATTGCATAGCAATATTCCTGCGGGTATAGAAATCATGCTTTATCACTATTATTTTGAGCATGGCGAGAAAAACATACCTACACTTCCAAGAGGCGAGGTATCCATTACACATACAGGCAAGGATACTATAAACATAAAAGGTGGGGAAATTGTTTTAGACCGCTATGTTACCGAAGGGATTAACTGGGGAGGAAGAACCGTTTGGTTAGATGAATCAAAGAACCTCATTGCCCTGGTAAAGGCCAATACACAGATTCGTGAAATGATCAGAAAGGGGTATGAGGAAGCCTTGCCCACTTTTATTGCCGGAAATGTTACGGAACAAATAGATCAGCTGTCCGATTATACCGAAGCACTAAAGGGCCCTGATTATCCGGTAATAGCTTTGGTTGGGGGTGATATACTTGATGGCTTAAGTGAGCATATCAAAAAAGATATGATTCTTATTATTGAGGATGGCAGGATAAAAGAAATAGGAAAAAAAGGAGTCATAAAAATACCCGAAGGAGCTAAGATAATCGATGTAAAAGGCAAAACATTGATGCCAGGTTTGTGGGATATGCATGCGCATTCCAATCAAGTGCAATGGGCTCCAGCTTATTTAGCAGGTGGGGTTACAACAATTAGAGACAATGGCAACGAGTTAGAATTTGCAACAGCCTTTAGGGATGCCATTACAAAAGATGGAGCAATGGGTCCCGATATTCTCCTGGCAGGTATGACAGACGGGCCTGGTATAAGAGGAAATGGTGTTATTAGGGCTAGATCTGTTGAAGAGGCAAAAAAGGTAGTAGAACTGTACCATAAAAATGGATACAAACAAATTAAAATATATTCTTCCGTTGAATCAGAAATAGTCCCTGTACTTTCTGATGAAGCCCACAAGAGGGGAATGACTGTGACAGGACATGTTCCCAGAGCCATAGGAAATGCAAAGATAGCTATTGAAGGTGGTATGGATATGTTAAGTCATCGTTCTTTAATTTTGTCCATACTTTTTCCGGATGTAGATAAAATAGCTCAGAGTAGACTGTATTTGGGGAACCATGATGTAAGTCAAGAACGGATAGATAAAGCCATCAAATTTCTTCTAAAACATAAAACAGTATTGGACCCAACTGTTGCTTTGGAAGTTGTAAGGTACCTTCCAAAGGGTACACCTGGGGAAGTCGTAGAACCTGATATAGGAAGAATTGCTTATGAGTTATTTGAGGGAAAACGATTTAGAAGCGGAGTTTCTCCTGAAAGGGCAGAAAGTGCTAAGGCTGATTATACTAAAGGCATGGAAATATTAGGTCAGTTCTATAAAGCTGGAATACCAATAGTGGCTGGAACGGATAATATTGTTCCTGTGTTTGGATTGTATCTAGAGATAGAAACCTATCAAAAGTTGGGTGGGCTTACTCCTCTGGAAGCTATTAAAACAGCTACAATTATTCCTGCAAAGGCAATGGGAATGGATTCGGAAACAGGAACTTTGGAAATAGGAAAAGAAGCTGACATTGCAATTTTAGAGAAAAACCCTCTTGAAGATATTACTAATTTAAGAACAGTATCAGCGGTGATTACAAATGGAAATTATTATGAAAGTGAGCCATTATGGAAAGCTGCAGACTTTAAACCAAATCGACCTTAA